In Erythrolamprus reginae isolate rEryReg1 chromosome 9, rEryReg1.hap1, whole genome shotgun sequence, the genomic window ACAGCAGTCTCTCCTTCATCTCGTCTCCGTTGATCTGTCAATGGCAAGGCCAGTGTGGGAAGGGCAGCCGGGCCAGGAGGGAGCCCCCAGAGCCCCCTCCTGGCCCGGCCCTCTCACCTGGGCCACCTCCTCCTTCAGCTGCCCCAGCTCCTCCTGGAAGCCCTCGGTGGCCTTCTGCAGCCCGCAGATGCTGCTCAGCAGGTCCTGCAGTGTGTTCATGGCCTGGAGGgggaaacaggggggggggagaggaggggggcaggGATTCAGAGCACTGCCTGCTGCCTCTGGAGGGGCTGGCTCAGCGGGGGAAGCAGGGGGAGCAGACAAGGGAGGCAAAGGGGGGGCCCGTAGGGGGGGGTGCTGACCTTGGTCATGCCCTCCTCGTTCAGCTCCAGCTTCTTCTTCAGCTGCATCATCTGCCACATGTCCAGCGCCGGCTGACCCAAGCCCTGCGTGCGGGCCAGGAGCTCGATGGTGTCCGGGGGCGCGTTGAGGAAGCGGAGCTGCCGCTCGATGGCGCCGATCCTCTCCTGCATTTGGTGGAAGAGGGTGCGGGGCTTCTCCGGGGGGGGCTCGGCGGGGGCGGCGGCCGGGGGGCCGGCCGAGGGGGGGCCGgcgggggccggcgggaggaagtCCAGCTCCTCCTCGGCCACCGCCCGCCGCACGTCCTGCAGCCGCAGATGCTCCACCAGGCTCTGCAGGAAGAGGTGCAGCGCGTTGAAGTTGACATGGCCCAGCTCGGGGGAGCCGATGGCCAGGTTGATCAGCTCCACGAACGACAGGTCGCGGCTCATGCTCCCCACGCCCCGCCCGGCAGGCTCGCGGCTCAGGCGGCACAGGCACAGGCGGCAGAGGCGCCCGCGTTCGGCTCGCGGGAAAGTTTCTCCCCGTTGCTAGGAGACCCGGAACGCGGCGCGGGGGGCGGAGGCGGCGGGCGGGACGGGGGCCCCGGGGAAAGGCGGGCCcggctccctccctgcctcccgcccgcccgcccgccggggAAGCCGCCACCGCGGGGCTCCCGGTCAGCCGCGCCGCCCCCGCCGGGCTCAGACGACCCTGCAGACACGCGTCTCGGCCccggggggcggggggcagggcggGAGGCGTATCCCGAATCTGCATTGGCCCCGCCCCGCTGTGCCGGTCCCGGTGCGCAGgtgaggcgggcgggcgggcgcgcggcATGCTGGGCCTTCCGTCCTCCCGGACTACGCTTCCCGGCGGCCCTCGCGCCCGCCCCGCCTCCCCGCGCGCGCCCCGCCCCACCCCTCCTGCGCCGGAGCCGCCGCCGCTGCAGGTGCcgcccggggggagggggggcaggaggggggggtggggaggaggaagCCCCCGCCCTGCCGCCGCCGCTCCGCCCCCGGGCCCCGGTCTCTGCCTGCCCAGCGGGTGCGCGCCGTGGCGGGGCGAGCGAGGCAGCCGGGCTCCTGCTGGGCCTGCGGTCTTCGCGGGAGGCGCCTCGGCTCGGGGTCCGCGGGGCCGGGAGGAGCGTCGGGGCGGGCGCGGGAGGCCTTGGCGCGAGGAGGGTGGTTGGCCTGGCGGGGGGGTCTCGGGGGCGGAAGCTGCtgcctccctccccaccccctgtCTCAACCGCTCggcctccctccgtccctccctctcttgcagcATGTCCAGCGACCCTCCCCCGCCCTACCCCGGGGGCCCATCCGCGCCCCCcctggaagagaaggaggggctCCGCTTCCCTGCAGGTGAGGCTCTCTCTGTGGCCCCTGGCCCCCCCAGGGCCCCTCCTCTCCCTCTGACCGTctgctcttcccccccccttctcaggCAGGAGCCCTCCGGCCGTGCTGCAGCCCCCTTCCGATGTTGGCCCCCCACCCTATGAGGAAATGCCGCCCCCCCAGCCGGGCTTCGTGCCCCCCCCTGTGCCAGCCGAGAGCTCCATGCCCTACTTCCCTCCCGGTGAGTGGCCTGGGCGACGGGGAGGGCTCCCTTCCAACCCCCCTGCCATGTGCCCGGCTAAAAGCCGCCCAGGGTCAGACTCGGGGGTGGCCGGAGTAGCGGAAGAGAAGGCCCTGTGCTTGAACGGtcaaggcagcatagaaatctccCTTCCAAGCAACAGCAGGCACAGCAAAAAATAGCTGCCCTCGACCCTTCCAGCCTCAGAGGAGGGGCCCCAGGTGAGGGAGGGGCTGGCTCTGGCCCCCAGGCCACAAGACCCTGCGCAGCCCCTGGCCCAGCCTTTGTCCCCCCTGAAGCTCCGGCCGCAGCCAGGCCAGAGGAATCGGGACAGGCCGGTTGGGGTGGCCGTCCCCCTCGGAGCCCCTGGGCCTTCAACCCCTCCCCGCTTCCCTTCCTTTGTAGGCGGCTACTACGTGCCTCCGGGGCCCCACGCCCCCATGGGCTACTACCCTCCTCCCGGCCCCTATGCCCCTGCGGGAGGGCAGACGGCAACTCTGCTCGTGCCATCGGGCACTGCCACCACTGTGACGGTCCTGCAGGGCGAGATATTCCAGGCGGCCCCCGTCCCGACCGTGTGCCCCCACTGCCAGCAGGCCATCACCACCAAGACCAGCCATGAGATCGGCCTCATGAACTTCCTCCTGGGCTTCTTCTGCTGCTTTATCGggtaagaggggggggggggcagcctgcCCGTTCCTTTGAGGCAGACGGCCAGGCGGACCCCCGGTGGAGGGAGGGGACATCTGGGGCCCGTGCCCCCCTGGTCCTCACCACGTCTCCTCTCCCTTCCAGGTGTGACCTGGGCTGCTGCTTCATCCCCTGCCTGATTGATGAGTTTAAGGACGTGACCCACACCTGCCCCAACTGCAAGGCTTACATCTACACCTACAAGCGCATGTGCTAGCGGGGCCTGCTTGGGCTGCTGCCTTCCCGCCTGCTTCCCTGCTCCCTTGCTCCCTTTGCCCAGAGAGGCTGTGGGGGATCGGCTGGGCTGGCTCCTCTCCCGCGGCAGGGGGCTGCCTGTGCTTGGCTGGGGCCGCCTTAGGTGGGAGGACGGGGCCTTCCCCGCAGTGACACCTTGGGCCCTGATCTGCAGCAAGTAGAGGGAAAAGGAGCACAGGCGCCCTTGactcccttttaattttttttaaaattaaagagcTTAAATATAATAGTAGGAGCACATTAAAGTCATAAAAAGATAACATAAAAGTACAAAGTGAGGAAAAGATAaatggggaaaaggaaaaagaaaaatacatgtaGTTTCCCGTTTTCATCGCAACTAAAAGCGCACTTCACATTGCCCTCTACAgagttgcaaatatttttttcttcccctctcttccaTACATGGAATCATAAACCATCAGCTTTTCAGGCCTAGTTTTAGCCAAAGGTCCATAGAGTCCATAAGCCAGAGGTTTATAAGAGCAAGCCTTGCTTTAACCCTACATGTCCCTTTTGTTTTACTTCCAACCCTATTGATGCTTGTTTTTCCATGGCTGCTTTGGGGCCTTAAGAGACAGGCCCCTTTTGGAAACCCTCGGGAAAGCCATGGTCCAGCCACTGTCTCCCTTTGCCTTCTGCATTTACCCCTGGGGTTTCCTAAGCCTTAACCAACTCCTATTATTTATCAGCACCAGGTCCTTGCCACCCGTTCTTGTTCCCATCAGTTGTGTTTCCAGTTCTGTTGTGTTTCCAGTCTGTCTTGCCTATTTTTTAATCTACACCCTTTCCGACCCAATATTCCTGTTTCTACTATTTCTGCATCAGGTGAAATGTGTTACTTGTCTGTCATTCATCATCTAGACAGTCTATCCAGAGAAACAGACATTGCTACTGATAATACCGATTTCTCATCCTATTCTTCAAAGATATTTAATGTAAATGTTAACAGTATTTTGTATAAATTTGTAAA contains:
- the CDIP1 gene encoding cell death-inducing p53-target protein 1 encodes the protein MSSDPPPPYPGGPSAPPLEEKEGLRFPAGRSPPAVLQPPSDVGPPPYEEMPPPQPGFVPPPVPAESSMPYFPPGGYYVPPGPHAPMGYYPPPGPYAPAGGQTATLLVPSGTATTVTVLQGEIFQAAPVPTVCPHCQQAITTKTSHEIGLMNFLLGFFCCFIGCDLGCCFIPCLIDEFKDVTHTCPNCKAYIYTYKRMC